The following are encoded together in the Panthera leo isolate Ple1 chromosome B4, P.leo_Ple1_pat1.1, whole genome shotgun sequence genome:
- the CALCOCO1 gene encoding calcium-binding and coiled-coil domain-containing protein 1 isoform X1, which translates to MEESSLSRAPSRGGVNFLNVARTYIPNTKVECHYTLPPGAVPSASDWIGIFKVEAACVRDYHTFVWSSVPESATDGSPVHASVQFQASYLPKPGAQLYQFRYVNRQGRVCGQSPPFQFREPRPMDELVTLEEADGGSDILLVVPKATVLQNQLDESQQERNDLMQLKLQLEGQVTELRSQVQELETALATARQEHAELMEQYKGLSRSHGELTEERDILSRQQGDHVARILELEDDIQAISEKVLTKEVELDRVRDTVKALTREQEKLLGQLKEAQADKEQSEAELQMAQQENRRLNLELQEAKGRQEEQSAQAQRLKDKVAQMKDTLGQAQQRVAELEPLKEQLRGAQELAASSQQKAALLGEELASTAGARDRTMAELHRSRLEVAGVNGRLAELSLHLKEEKSQWSKERAGLLQSMEAEKDKILKLSAEILRLEKAVQDEKTQNQVFKTELAREKDSSLVQLSESKRELTELRSALRVLQKEKEQLQEEKQELLEYMRKLEARLEKVADEKWNEDAVTEDEEAAVGPSCPAALTDSEDESPEDMRVPPYGLCERGDTGSSPAGPRESSPLVVISQPAPIAPHLSGPAEESSSDSEAEDEKSVLMAAVQSGGEEAHLLLPELGNAFYDVASGFAVGPLSEASTGGPATPPWKECPICKERFPAESDKDALEDHMDGHFFFSTQDPFTFE; encoded by the exons ATGGAAGAATCATCACTAAGCCGGGCACCTTCCCGGGGTGGAGTCAACTTTCTGAATGTAGCCCGGACCTACATCCCCAACACCAAGGTGGAATGTCACTATACCCTTCCCCCAGGCGCCGTGCCCAGCGCCAGCGACTGGATTGGCATCTTCAAG GTGGAGGCTGCCTGTGTTCGGGATTACCACACTTTTGTGTGGTCTTCGGTGCCTGAAAGTGCAACCGATGGTTCCCCTGTCCACGCCAGTGTCCAGTTCCAAG CCAGCTACCTGCCCAAACCTGGAGCCCAGCTCTACCAGTTCCGGTATGTGAACCGCCAGGGCCGGGTATGTGGGCAGAGCCCCCCTTTCCAGTTCCGAGAGCCAAGGCCCATGGATGAACTGGTGACCCTAGAGGAGGCCGATGGCGGCTCTGACATCCTGCTGGTCGTCCCCAAGGCCACTGTGCTGCAG AACCAGCTGGATGAGAGCCAGCAAGAGAGAAATGACCTGATGCAGCTGAAGCTGCAGCTGGAGGGACAGGTGACGGAGCTGAGGAGTCAAGTACAGGAGCTCGAGACGGCTCTGGCAACAGCCAGGCAGGAGCATGCGGAGCTGATGGAGCAGTACAAG GGGCTTTCCCGGTCCCACGGGGAGCTCACAGAAGAGAGGGACATCCTGAGCCGGCAACAGGGAGACCATGTGGCACGCATCCTGGAGCTAGAAGATGACATCCAGGCCATCAGTGAGAAAGTGCTGACAAAGGAGGTGGAGCTGGACAG GGTGAGAGACACCGTGAAGGCCCTGACTCGGGAACAGGAGAAGCTTCTTGGTCAACTGAAAGAAGCACAGGCCGACAAGGAGCAGAGCGAG GCTGAGCTCCAAATGGCACAACAGGAGAACCGCCGCTTAAATCTGGAGCTGCAGGAAGCAAAGGGCCGGCAGGAGGAGCAGAGTGCCCAGGCCCAGCGACTGAAGGACAAGGTGGCCCAGATGAAGGACACCCTAGGCCAGGCCCAGCAGCGCGTG GCTGAGCTGGAGCCCCTAAAGGAGCAGCTTCGAGGAGCCCAGGAGCTCGCAGCCTCAAGCCAGCAGAAAGCCGCCCTTCTTGGGGAGGAGTTGGCCAGCACAGCGGGAGCCAGGGACCGCACCATGGCGGAGCTACACCGCAGCCGCCTGGAAGTGGCTGGAGTCAATGGCAGGCTGGCTGAGCTCAGCCTGCacctgaaggaggaaaaaagccaATGGAGCAAGGAGCGGGCAGGGCTGCTGCAGAGTATGGAG gcagagaaagataagaTCCTGAAGCTAAGTGCAGAGATACTTCGACTGGAAAAGGCAGTTCAGGACGAGAAGACCCAGAATCAAGTGTTCAAGACTGAACTAGCCCGGGAAAAGGATTCTAGCCTG GTGCAGTTGTCAGAGAGCAAGCGGGAGCTCACAGAGCTGCGGTCAGCCCTGCGCGTGctccagaaagagaaggaacagttACAGGAGGAGAAGCAG GAACTGCTAGAGTACATGAGAAAGCTGGAGGCCCGCCTGGAGAAGGTGGCAGACGAGAAGTGGAACGAGGATGCTGTCACAGAGGACGAGGAGGCGGCTGTGGGCCCGA GCTGCCCAGCGGCTCTGACAGACTCAGAGGACGAGTCCCCAGAAGACATGAGGGTCCCTCCCTATGGCCTGTGTGAGCGTGGAGACACAGGCTCTTCTCCTGCTGGGCCACGAGAGTCTTCTCCCCTGGTCGTCATCAGCCAGCCGGCTCCCATCGCTCCCCACCTCTCAGGGCCAGCTGAAGAGAGTAGCTCTGACTCG GAGGCCGAGGATGAGAAGTCAGTCCTCATGGCAGCTGTTCAGAGTGGAGGTGAGGAGGCCCACCTGCTGCTTCCTGAGCTGGGCAATGCCTTCTATGACGTGGCCAG TGG
- the CALCOCO1 gene encoding calcium-binding and coiled-coil domain-containing protein 1 isoform X2 has translation MEESSLSRAPSRGGVNFLNVARTYIPNTKVECHYTLPPGAVPSASDWIGIFKVEAACVRDYHTFVWSSVPESATDGSPVHASVQFQASYLPKPGAQLYQFRYVNRQGRVCGQSPPFQFREPRPMDELVTLEEADGGSDILLVVPKATVLQNQLDESQQERNDLMQLKLQLEGQVTELRSQVQELETALATARQEHAELMEQYKGLSRSHGELTEERDILSRQQGDHVARILELEDDIQAISEKVLTKEVELDRVRDTVKALTREQEKLLGQLKEAQADKEQSEAELQMAQQENRRLNLELQEAKGRQEEQSAQAQRLKDKVAQMKDTLGQAQQRVAELEPLKEQLRGAQELAASSQQKAALLGEELASTAGARDRTMAELHRSRLEVAGVNGRLAELSLHLKEEKSQWSKERAGLLQSMEAEKDKILKLSAEILRLEKAVQDEKTQNQVFKTELAREKDSSLVQLSESKRELTELRSALRVLQKEKEQLQEEKQELLEYMRKLEARLEKVADEKWNEDAVTEDEEAAVGPSCPAALTDSEDESPEDMRVPPYGLCERGDTGSSPAGPRESSPLVVISQPAPIAPHLSGPAEESSSDSEAEDEKSVLMAAVQSGGEEAHLLLPELGNAFYDVASTIFRGAQIALHPLSPAPPPSPTTRSRGEGRGKRDFII, from the exons ATGGAAGAATCATCACTAAGCCGGGCACCTTCCCGGGGTGGAGTCAACTTTCTGAATGTAGCCCGGACCTACATCCCCAACACCAAGGTGGAATGTCACTATACCCTTCCCCCAGGCGCCGTGCCCAGCGCCAGCGACTGGATTGGCATCTTCAAG GTGGAGGCTGCCTGTGTTCGGGATTACCACACTTTTGTGTGGTCTTCGGTGCCTGAAAGTGCAACCGATGGTTCCCCTGTCCACGCCAGTGTCCAGTTCCAAG CCAGCTACCTGCCCAAACCTGGAGCCCAGCTCTACCAGTTCCGGTATGTGAACCGCCAGGGCCGGGTATGTGGGCAGAGCCCCCCTTTCCAGTTCCGAGAGCCAAGGCCCATGGATGAACTGGTGACCCTAGAGGAGGCCGATGGCGGCTCTGACATCCTGCTGGTCGTCCCCAAGGCCACTGTGCTGCAG AACCAGCTGGATGAGAGCCAGCAAGAGAGAAATGACCTGATGCAGCTGAAGCTGCAGCTGGAGGGACAGGTGACGGAGCTGAGGAGTCAAGTACAGGAGCTCGAGACGGCTCTGGCAACAGCCAGGCAGGAGCATGCGGAGCTGATGGAGCAGTACAAG GGGCTTTCCCGGTCCCACGGGGAGCTCACAGAAGAGAGGGACATCCTGAGCCGGCAACAGGGAGACCATGTGGCACGCATCCTGGAGCTAGAAGATGACATCCAGGCCATCAGTGAGAAAGTGCTGACAAAGGAGGTGGAGCTGGACAG GGTGAGAGACACCGTGAAGGCCCTGACTCGGGAACAGGAGAAGCTTCTTGGTCAACTGAAAGAAGCACAGGCCGACAAGGAGCAGAGCGAG GCTGAGCTCCAAATGGCACAACAGGAGAACCGCCGCTTAAATCTGGAGCTGCAGGAAGCAAAGGGCCGGCAGGAGGAGCAGAGTGCCCAGGCCCAGCGACTGAAGGACAAGGTGGCCCAGATGAAGGACACCCTAGGCCAGGCCCAGCAGCGCGTG GCTGAGCTGGAGCCCCTAAAGGAGCAGCTTCGAGGAGCCCAGGAGCTCGCAGCCTCAAGCCAGCAGAAAGCCGCCCTTCTTGGGGAGGAGTTGGCCAGCACAGCGGGAGCCAGGGACCGCACCATGGCGGAGCTACACCGCAGCCGCCTGGAAGTGGCTGGAGTCAATGGCAGGCTGGCTGAGCTCAGCCTGCacctgaaggaggaaaaaagccaATGGAGCAAGGAGCGGGCAGGGCTGCTGCAGAGTATGGAG gcagagaaagataagaTCCTGAAGCTAAGTGCAGAGATACTTCGACTGGAAAAGGCAGTTCAGGACGAGAAGACCCAGAATCAAGTGTTCAAGACTGAACTAGCCCGGGAAAAGGATTCTAGCCTG GTGCAGTTGTCAGAGAGCAAGCGGGAGCTCACAGAGCTGCGGTCAGCCCTGCGCGTGctccagaaagagaaggaacagttACAGGAGGAGAAGCAG GAACTGCTAGAGTACATGAGAAAGCTGGAGGCCCGCCTGGAGAAGGTGGCAGACGAGAAGTGGAACGAGGATGCTGTCACAGAGGACGAGGAGGCGGCTGTGGGCCCGA GCTGCCCAGCGGCTCTGACAGACTCAGAGGACGAGTCCCCAGAAGACATGAGGGTCCCTCCCTATGGCCTGTGTGAGCGTGGAGACACAGGCTCTTCTCCTGCTGGGCCACGAGAGTCTTCTCCCCTGGTCGTCATCAGCCAGCCGGCTCCCATCGCTCCCCACCTCTCAGGGCCAGCTGAAGAGAGTAGCTCTGACTCG GAGGCCGAGGATGAGAAGTCAGTCCTCATGGCAGCTGTTCAGAGTGGAGGTGAGGAGGCCCACCTGCTGCTTCCTGAGCTGGGCAATGCCTTCTATGACGTGGCCAG CACCATCTTCCGTGGAGCCCAAATAGCCCTGcatcccctctctcctgcccctcccccttccccaaccaCCAG GTcaagaggggaaggcagggggaagAGAGATTTTATCATCTAG
- the CALCOCO1 gene encoding calcium-binding and coiled-coil domain-containing protein 1 isoform X3, with the protein MEESSLSRAPSRGGVNFLNVARTYIPNTKVECHYTLPPGAVPSASDWIGIFKVEAACVRDYHTFVWSSVPESATDGSPVHASVQFQASYLPKPGAQLYQFRYVNRQGRVCGQSPPFQFREPRPMDELVTLEEADGGSDILLVVPKATVLQNQLDESQQERNDLMQLKLQLEGQVTELRSQVQELETALATARQEHAELMEQYKGLSRSHGELTEERDILSRQQGDHVARILELEDDIQAISEKVLTKEVELDRVRDTVKALTREQEKLLGQLKEAQADKEQSEAELQMAQQENRRLNLELQEAKGRQEEQSAQAQRLKDKVAQMKDTLGQAQQRVAELEPLKEQLRGAQELAASSQQKAALLGEELASTAGARDRTMAELHRSRLEVAGVNGRLAELSLHLKEEKSQWSKERAGLLQSMEAEKDKILKLSAEILRLEKAVQDEKTQNQVFKTELAREKDSSLVQLSESKRELTELRSALRVLQKEKEQLQEEKQELLEYMRKLEARLEKVADEKWNEDAVTEDEEAAVGPSCPAALTDSEDESPEDMRVPPYGLCERGDTGSSPAGPRESSPLVVISQPAPIAPHLSGPAEESSSDSEAEDEKSVLMAAVQSGGEEAHLLLPELGNAFYDVARSRGEGRGKRDFII; encoded by the exons ATGGAAGAATCATCACTAAGCCGGGCACCTTCCCGGGGTGGAGTCAACTTTCTGAATGTAGCCCGGACCTACATCCCCAACACCAAGGTGGAATGTCACTATACCCTTCCCCCAGGCGCCGTGCCCAGCGCCAGCGACTGGATTGGCATCTTCAAG GTGGAGGCTGCCTGTGTTCGGGATTACCACACTTTTGTGTGGTCTTCGGTGCCTGAAAGTGCAACCGATGGTTCCCCTGTCCACGCCAGTGTCCAGTTCCAAG CCAGCTACCTGCCCAAACCTGGAGCCCAGCTCTACCAGTTCCGGTATGTGAACCGCCAGGGCCGGGTATGTGGGCAGAGCCCCCCTTTCCAGTTCCGAGAGCCAAGGCCCATGGATGAACTGGTGACCCTAGAGGAGGCCGATGGCGGCTCTGACATCCTGCTGGTCGTCCCCAAGGCCACTGTGCTGCAG AACCAGCTGGATGAGAGCCAGCAAGAGAGAAATGACCTGATGCAGCTGAAGCTGCAGCTGGAGGGACAGGTGACGGAGCTGAGGAGTCAAGTACAGGAGCTCGAGACGGCTCTGGCAACAGCCAGGCAGGAGCATGCGGAGCTGATGGAGCAGTACAAG GGGCTTTCCCGGTCCCACGGGGAGCTCACAGAAGAGAGGGACATCCTGAGCCGGCAACAGGGAGACCATGTGGCACGCATCCTGGAGCTAGAAGATGACATCCAGGCCATCAGTGAGAAAGTGCTGACAAAGGAGGTGGAGCTGGACAG GGTGAGAGACACCGTGAAGGCCCTGACTCGGGAACAGGAGAAGCTTCTTGGTCAACTGAAAGAAGCACAGGCCGACAAGGAGCAGAGCGAG GCTGAGCTCCAAATGGCACAACAGGAGAACCGCCGCTTAAATCTGGAGCTGCAGGAAGCAAAGGGCCGGCAGGAGGAGCAGAGTGCCCAGGCCCAGCGACTGAAGGACAAGGTGGCCCAGATGAAGGACACCCTAGGCCAGGCCCAGCAGCGCGTG GCTGAGCTGGAGCCCCTAAAGGAGCAGCTTCGAGGAGCCCAGGAGCTCGCAGCCTCAAGCCAGCAGAAAGCCGCCCTTCTTGGGGAGGAGTTGGCCAGCACAGCGGGAGCCAGGGACCGCACCATGGCGGAGCTACACCGCAGCCGCCTGGAAGTGGCTGGAGTCAATGGCAGGCTGGCTGAGCTCAGCCTGCacctgaaggaggaaaaaagccaATGGAGCAAGGAGCGGGCAGGGCTGCTGCAGAGTATGGAG gcagagaaagataagaTCCTGAAGCTAAGTGCAGAGATACTTCGACTGGAAAAGGCAGTTCAGGACGAGAAGACCCAGAATCAAGTGTTCAAGACTGAACTAGCCCGGGAAAAGGATTCTAGCCTG GTGCAGTTGTCAGAGAGCAAGCGGGAGCTCACAGAGCTGCGGTCAGCCCTGCGCGTGctccagaaagagaaggaacagttACAGGAGGAGAAGCAG GAACTGCTAGAGTACATGAGAAAGCTGGAGGCCCGCCTGGAGAAGGTGGCAGACGAGAAGTGGAACGAGGATGCTGTCACAGAGGACGAGGAGGCGGCTGTGGGCCCGA GCTGCCCAGCGGCTCTGACAGACTCAGAGGACGAGTCCCCAGAAGACATGAGGGTCCCTCCCTATGGCCTGTGTGAGCGTGGAGACACAGGCTCTTCTCCTGCTGGGCCACGAGAGTCTTCTCCCCTGGTCGTCATCAGCCAGCCGGCTCCCATCGCTCCCCACCTCTCAGGGCCAGCTGAAGAGAGTAGCTCTGACTCG GAGGCCGAGGATGAGAAGTCAGTCCTCATGGCAGCTGTTCAGAGTGGAGGTGAGGAGGCCCACCTGCTGCTTCCTGAGCTGGGCAATGCCTTCTATGACGTGGCCAG GTcaagaggggaaggcagggggaagAGAGATTTTATCATCTAG